The Candidatus Liberibacter solanacearum CLso-ZC1 genomic interval TGAATTAGTGTTGGTTTGGATTTTTATAGGATGGTTAAATTTGATTGTTTTGATGATGATGTAGAACAATTGAGGTCCTCTATTTTGGATTCTATTGATTCTGCTTCTAGTATAGATTGTCTTAATGCTATTCGTGCTTCTGCTCTTGGCAAAAAAGGGTCTGTATCTTCTCTTTTAAAAGATTTAAAGAATTTAAATCCTGATCAGGTTCGTTCTAGGGGGCTTGTTCTTAATAAATTGAGAGATGAGTTGTCTGAGAAGATCTCTTCTCGCAAATATTTTATTCGTAATCAATCTATTGTTGCCCAGATATCTTCTCCATCTATTGATGTTAGTTTGCCAGTTCGTTCTTCTCCATGTCATAGGGGAAGGATTCATCCAATTACACAGGTTGTTGATGAGGTGACATGTATTTTTATGGATATGGGGTTTGTATTGGAAGAAGGTCCTGATATTGAAACGGATTATTATAATTTCACCGCATTAAATTTTCCAGATGAACATCCTGCTCGCCAAATGCATGACACTTTTTTCATGCCTGGAATTGTTGGAGGAAAGCATAAACTATTGCGGACACATACTTCTCCAGTTCAAATCAAAATAATGGAATATCAAGATCTTCCGATCAAAGTAATTGTTCCTGGCAAAACCTATCGTCGGGATTCCGATTCTACGCATTCGCCAATGTTTCATCAGATAGAAGGATTAGTCGTTAGTCAATCTGCAACGATTGCAAATCTTCGTTGGGTTTTGGAGTCTTTTTGTAAATCATTTTTTGAAGTAGAATCCCTTGAAATGCGCTTTCGTCCATCTTTTTTCCCTTTTACAGAACCTTCCTTTGAAGTTGATATTCGGTGCAGTCGCTCTGAGGGTATAATAAAGTTTGATGAAGGGGCGGAATGGATGGAGATTTTAGGATGTGGCATGGTCGATCCTAGAGTATTGCGTGGCGTTGGTATTGATCCGGATATATATCAAGGTTTTGCTTGGGGGATAGGGCTTGATCGTATAGCGATGTTAAAGTACGGAATGCCTGATGTGCGTGATTTTTTTGGATCTGATGTGCGGTGGATTGAACACTATGGTTTTTCTCCACTCGAAATTCCCCCTTTGTTTTCTTACTTAAAATAAGGATGAATTTCTTTGAAATTTACATTATCTTGGCTAAAAGACCATCTTGATACAGATGCTAGTCTTGGAGAAATATGCGATAATTTAACTTCTATTGGGCTTGAAGTTGAAGGGGTGGATACCCGTGATTCTTTAGCTCCTTTCAGAATAGTAGAAATATTGTCTGTACAACGACATTCTAATTCACAAAATCTTTCAGTTCTTCAGATTGATGTTGGAGAGCAAAAGACTGTTCAAGTCGTTTGTGGTGCTCCTAATGTTCGTGTTGGCTTATTGGGTATTTGGGCTCCTCCTGGAAGTTGTATTCCAGAGAATCATATGACAATAAATGTGAGAAAGATTCGCGGCATTGAAAGTATGGGCATGATGTGCTCTGAAAAAGAATTAATGCTCTCGGATAGTTGTGTAGGTATAATAGAATTGCCTATTGACGCTCCTGTAGGAGGGAGATTTAGCGATTATTTTGGATTATCTGATCCAATTATTGATATTGCTCTGACTCCTAATCGATCAGACTGTTCAGGTGTGCGTGGCATTGCCTTGGATTTAGTTGCGGCTGGTTTAGGAAAGTTAAAAGAAATTGATGCTCCTGTTTTTTCTTCATCTGGATCAATTCCAGTAGAGATTCAATTTGATTTAGATGACGCGCGCTTATGCAAGGGATTTGCTATGTGTTGTGTAAGGGGTGTACGCAATACTTCTTCTCCTAAGTGGATGCGTCAACGGTTAGAGGCTGTTGGATTACGTCCTATTAGCGCTCTTGTGGATATTACGAACTACATTGCTATAGATCGAGGATATCCATCACATGTATTTGATTCTTCTAAAATATCAGGCGATATTACGATTCGTCGTGCACGTAGCGGTGAAAAATTTATAGCTCTAAATGATAAAGAATATGAGTTATCTCCAGATAATGTAGTGGTTGCATCGGATAATTGTATTGAGTCTATTGCAGGTATTATTGGCGGGAAGAATGCTTGTTGTGATGATGATACAACAGATGTCTTGGTTGAAGTTGCTTTATGGGATTCTCTTAATATAGCCCATTCTGGTCATGTTTTGGGTATTAGTACTGATTCTCGTTATCGTTTTGAACGTGGAGTTGATTTGCAAGGGATGCTTCCTATCCTTAAATACGAAGTATCATTGATTTTATCTCTATGCGGGGGTATGGCTTCGGATATTTTTGTTGGAAAGCATGAGATATATAAACCGCGTACCATTGAATTTATAAATTCGGAAGTTAAACGACTAGCGGGTATTGAGGTCCCTCTTAAAGAGAGTTTGTGTATTTTAAGAAATCTGGGATTCGATGTTATTGAGAAAAAAGGGGTATGGACGGTTTCTGTCCCTTCTTGGCGTCAAGATGTTGAGGAGAAAGCTGATTTAGTAGAGGAAATTTTACGAATTTATGGGGTCGATAAGATTAAAGGTGAGCCACTTTCTTTGACTCATCTCGGGAAAAAAAGAAATTTATCATTGCAACAGAGTAGGATACGTTATTCCAAACGAGTGCTTGCTTCTCGCTCTATGATGGAATTAATAACTTGGTCTTTTATTCCTAAAAAACAATCAGTTCTTTTTGGGGGAGGGCAGCCGGAATTGGAACTCCTCAATCCTATTTCTGTAGAAATGTCTAATATGCGGACTTCTCTTTTGCCTGGATTATTAAAAGCCGTTAGTCGTAGTATTGATCGTGCAATCATGGACCTCGCAATATTTGAAGTATCTCATGTTTATGAAAATGATAGACCTGAGGGGCAAAAATGTATGGCGTCGGGGATTAGAAAAGGATCTTCCTGTATGGAAGGATCTGGAAGATTTTGGTCAGAACAATCTGTGAAAAAGTGTAGGTTTGTAGATGTGTTTGATGCTAAAGCAGATGCATTAGCCGTCATTGAGGCTTTTGTATCTATTGATTCTCTTCAAATTGAATCTGGTGCGCCTTCTTGGTATCATCCAAAGCGTTCTGGAACCATTAAGGTGAATAACAATGTAGTTTTGGGATATTTTGGAGAATTTCATCCTGAAATTTTAGATTTTTTTGGATTATCTAATCCTATTTGTTGTTTTGAAGTTTACCTAGATTATATTCCTATCCCTAAAAACAAACCTATCGCATCCAAAAAAATCATTAATCTTCCTTCCTTTCATCCGATTAGACGTGATTTTGCTTTCATTATAGATAAAACTGTTC includes:
- the pheS gene encoding phenylalanine--tRNA ligase subunit alpha, with the translated sequence MVKFDCFDDDVEQLRSSILDSIDSASSIDCLNAIRASALGKKGSVSSLLKDLKNLNPDQVRSRGLVLNKLRDELSEKISSRKYFIRNQSIVAQISSPSIDVSLPVRSSPCHRGRIHPITQVVDEVTCIFMDMGFVLEEGPDIETDYYNFTALNFPDEHPARQMHDTFFMPGIVGGKHKLLRTHTSPVQIKIMEYQDLPIKVIVPGKTYRRDSDSTHSPMFHQIEGLVVSQSATIANLRWVLESFCKSFFEVESLEMRFRPSFFPFTEPSFEVDIRCSRSEGIIKFDEGAEWMEILGCGMVDPRVLRGVGIDPDIYQGFAWGIGLDRIAMLKYGMPDVRDFFGSDVRWIEHYGFSPLEIPPLFSYLK
- the pheT gene encoding phenylalanine--tRNA ligase subunit beta produces the protein MKFTLSWLKDHLDTDASLGEICDNLTSIGLEVEGVDTRDSLAPFRIVEILSVQRHSNSQNLSVLQIDVGEQKTVQVVCGAPNVRVGLLGIWAPPGSCIPENHMTINVRKIRGIESMGMMCSEKELMLSDSCVGIIELPIDAPVGGRFSDYFGLSDPIIDIALTPNRSDCSGVRGIALDLVAAGLGKLKEIDAPVFSSSGSIPVEIQFDLDDARLCKGFAMCCVRGVRNTSSPKWMRQRLEAVGLRPISALVDITNYIAIDRGYPSHVFDSSKISGDITIRRARSGEKFIALNDKEYELSPDNVVVASDNCIESIAGIIGGKNACCDDDTTDVLVEVALWDSLNIAHSGHVLGISTDSRYRFERGVDLQGMLPILKYEVSLILSLCGGMASDIFVGKHEIYKPRTIEFINSEVKRLAGIEVPLKESLCILRNLGFDVIEKKGVWTVSVPSWRQDVEEKADLVEEILRIYGVDKIKGEPLSLTHLGKKRNLSLQQSRIRYSKRVLASRSMMELITWSFIPKKQSVLFGGGQPELELLNPISVEMSNMRTSLLPGLLKAVSRSIDRAIMDLAIFEVSHVYENDRPEGQKCMASGIRKGSSCMEGSGRFWSEQSVKKCRFVDVFDAKADALAVIEAFVSIDSLQIESGAPSWYHPKRSGTIKVNNNVVLGYFGEFHPEILDFFGLSNPICCFEVYLDYIPIPKNKPIASKKIINLPSFHPIRRDFAFIIDKTVPTATLINIVRRIDRQLIVDVRVFDVFEGKSLGEDKKSIALEVLIQPLKEAFCDEDVRALTERIIENVTKKSNAVLRSS